In Nitrososphaerales archaeon, a genomic segment contains:
- a CDS encoding nucleotidyltransferase family protein: MRPFTFLLPKPMLPVGPKPILEHIVEWLHGAGVRDIIISTGYLGKMIQEYFGDGKDLGVRISYASSIHPLGIAGQLKSAESKVKGRFLCLYGDAMLNFDLKKVLEFHGKHAADATMVLMKYSTELKYGFMETDKEGRLTEWREKPTITGYINVGCYVMERRFLRHVPAGRMYGMKEAFENAQKAHDKLYGVKVEGEFTDIGDRKSYREANEEYMKRMGKML; encoded by the coding sequence CTGAGGCCCTTCACGTTCCTACTTCCGAAGCCGATGCTCCCGGTCGGACCGAAACCGATTCTGGAGCACATAGTGGAATGGCTTCACGGGGCGGGAGTGAGAGACATCATAATCTCGACTGGTTATCTGGGCAAGATGATCCAGGAGTACTTCGGCGACGGCAAGGACCTTGGAGTGAGGATATCGTACGCCTCCTCGATCCATCCGCTCGGAATCGCAGGTCAGCTGAAGTCAGCAGAGAGCAAGGTCAAGGGCAGATTCCTCTGCCTCTACGGCGACGCCATGCTGAACTTTGACCTGAAGAAGGTGCTCGAGTTCCACGGGAAGCACGCGGCTGACGCCACGATGGTCCTCATGAAGTACAGCACCGAGCTGAAGTACGGGTTCATGGAGACTGACAAGGAAGGTAGGCTGACCGAATGGAGAGAGAAGCCAACGATCACTGGGTACATCAACGTCGGGTGCTACGTTATGGAGCGTAGGTTCCTGAGGCACGTTCCTGCTGGCAGGATGTACGGAATGAAGGAAGCGTTCGAAAATGCGCAGAAGGCGCACGACAAGCTCTACGGGGTGAAGGTCGAAGGCGAGTTCACTGACATCGGGGACAGAAAGTCGTACCGGGAGGCAAACGAGGAATACATGAAGCGGATGGGCAAGATGCTCTAG
- a CDS encoding metallophosphoesterase family protein: MKVLFVVDVHTSRAALEWIGRKGKDYDAIIVGGDIARSGGQDFVSEFLDAVASTGKTAFFVPGNADSSQTKVPTGVVPLHGRTATVGKHTIGGLGGSNPTPFHTIFELEDADATSILSRLGRLDILVSHCPPVNTKCDRAGGAHIGSAPVREYIIRERPYLVLSGHAHDSRGIDKVGDTTIVNPGPLMRGNYAEVRLDGLISVELKSERL; this comes from the coding sequence TTGAAGGTCCTGTTCGTCGTAGATGTGCACACAAGCAGGGCAGCCCTCGAATGGATAGGACGAAAGGGCAAAGACTACGACGCGATCATAGTCGGCGGCGACATTGCGAGAAGCGGAGGTCAGGACTTCGTCAGTGAGTTCCTAGATGCCGTCGCCTCGACTGGCAAGACAGCCTTCTTCGTGCCAGGGAACGCAGACTCGTCACAGACCAAAGTCCCGACAGGCGTCGTTCCCCTCCACGGGCGGACGGCCACCGTCGGGAAGCACACAATCGGGGGGCTCGGGGGTTCGAATCCGACCCCGTTCCATACAATCTTCGAACTCGAGGACGCAGACGCGACGTCCATCCTGTCAAGACTGGGCCGCTTGGACATCTTGGTCTCCCACTGTCCGCCCGTGAACACGAAGTGCGACAGGGCAGGCGGAGCACACATCGGCTCAGCGCCTGTAAGGGAATACATCATCAGGGAACGACCTTACCTCGTGCTCTCCGGTCACGCGCACGACTCCAGGGGAATAGACAAGGTCGGCGACACGACGATCGTGAACCCTGGCCCCCTCATGCGGGGGAACTATGCCGAAGTACGGTTGGACGGGCTAATCAGCGTAGAACTTAAGAGCGAAAGACTGTGA